The Nitrosomonas cryotolerans ATCC 49181 genome includes a window with the following:
- a CDS encoding murein hydrolase activator EnvC family protein, protein MQSHLLYATPDHKENLRELRNRIQVLQKDLSRKEESKLEAADALRESERAISNANRKLTELTREKRRIEVNLKRLQAKHKRVKTSINVAQKQLDKLLYQQYLGGQQKYLRLLLNQQDPNQIARNIHYYKHLSLARSENIRTLRINQKKLEILTRTSRKQMDQLTAIQTEYSKQTEKLAQEKTKRQMVLSQISEKIIQQRQEINKLKHDEKRIANLVEQINKLLAKRNITPPLYNNKLPNTSKEKQSFASLKGRLYLPVRGELVSRFGSPRSGKHITWNGLFIRSPSGNDIKAIADGRIVFADWLRGFGNLMIVDHGNGYMSLYGNNETLYKQVGDIIRGGDIIAAAGNSGGNLDSGLYFELRHKGKPFDPLTWIKIE, encoded by the coding sequence ATGCAGTCACACCTGCTTTATGCCACACCCGATCATAAAGAAAATCTAAGGGAACTCCGTAACCGTATTCAAGTATTACAAAAGGACTTATCTCGTAAAGAAGAATCAAAGCTGGAGGCAGCCGATGCTCTCCGAGAGTCCGAGCGTGCTATCAGTAACGCAAATCGTAAACTTACTGAACTAACACGCGAGAAACGACGAATCGAGGTGAACTTAAAACGTTTACAGGCAAAGCATAAACGTGTTAAAACCAGTATTAATGTGGCACAAAAACAACTTGACAAATTACTATATCAACAATATCTGGGTGGCCAGCAAAAATATCTGAGGTTATTACTCAATCAACAGGATCCTAATCAGATTGCGCGTAATATTCATTATTACAAACATCTCTCGTTGGCACGCTCAGAAAATATTCGTACCCTACGTATAAACCAAAAAAAACTCGAAATACTCACCAGGACTAGTCGCAAACAAATGGATCAACTTACTGCAATCCAAACTGAGTATTCCAAGCAAACAGAAAAGCTGGCACAAGAAAAAACCAAACGTCAGATGGTTCTTTCCCAGATTTCCGAGAAAATTATTCAACAACGGCAAGAAATCAACAAGCTCAAACATGACGAAAAACGTATCGCCAATCTAGTCGAACAGATCAACAAGCTGCTCGCCAAACGAAATATCACCCCCCCTTTGTACAATAATAAGCTTCCGAATACTTCCAAGGAAAAACAGTCATTTGCATCCCTTAAGGGGCGCTTATATTTACCCGTACGAGGGGAACTTGTCAGTCGTTTTGGTAGTCCACGATCTGGTAAGCATATTACGTGGAATGGATTATTTATCCGTTCACCCAGCGGTAATGATATAAAGGCTATTGCAGATGGGCGAATTGTATTTGCGGATTGGCTCCGAGGTTTTGGAAATCTGATGATTGTAGATCATGGTAACGGTTATATGAGTTTATATGGCAATAATGAAACACTATACAAACAAGTGGGTGACATAATCCGCGGTGGTGACATCATTGCAGCAGCAGGAAACAGCGGCGGCAATCTAGATTCCGGTTTATACTTTGAATTACGTCACAAGGGCAAACCATTTGATCCTTTGACATGGATAAAAATAGAATGA
- the gpmA gene encoding 2,3-diphosphoglycerate-dependent phosphoglycerate mutase, translated as MKKLVLLRHGESIWNKENRFTGWTDVDLTPKGLKEAQNAGRLLREHGFIFDQAYTSVLKRAIRTLWVTLDEMDQMWIPVHLSWRLNERHYGALQGLNKAETATKYGDEQVLVWRRSYDIQPPALTINDDRYPGNDLRYKELANQDIPLTECLKDTVIRFLPYWNDVIAPQVQSGSRVIITAHGNSLRALVKYLDGIPDQEILNCNIPTGVPLVYELDDHLKPIRNYYLGNPLEIQEAMQAMTNQGKSKI; from the coding sequence ATGAAAAAACTCGTTCTCCTGCGACACGGAGAAAGTATCTGGAACAAAGAAAATCGATTCACCGGCTGGACAGATGTTGATTTAACACCAAAGGGCTTAAAAGAAGCCCAGAACGCTGGCCGATTATTGCGGGAACATGGCTTTATCTTTGATCAAGCTTATACTTCAGTATTGAAGCGGGCTATTCGTACCTTATGGGTTACGCTCGATGAAATGGATCAAATGTGGATTCCTGTTCATCTAAGCTGGCGGCTAAATGAACGGCATTATGGCGCGCTACAGGGATTGAATAAAGCTGAAACGGCAACCAAATATGGTGACGAACAGGTTTTAGTATGGCGACGTAGTTATGATATTCAACCTCCCGCACTAACTATCAACGATGATCGCTATCCTGGAAATGATCTTCGTTATAAGGAACTTGCTAATCAAGACATACCTCTAACCGAATGTCTTAAAGATACCGTCATCAGATTTCTTCCATACTGGAATGACGTTATCGCACCTCAGGTCCAATCAGGAAGTCGCGTTATTATCACCGCTCACGGGAATTCATTAAGAGCGCTTGTTAAGTATCTGGACGGCATTCCTGACCAAGAAATTCTAAACTGCAATATTCCAACAGGTGTACCATTAGTGTACGAGCTAGATGATCACTTAAAACCGATACGAAACTATTATCTCGGAAACCCGCTAGAAATCCAGGAAGCAATGCAGGCAATGACGAATCAAGGTAAATCAAAAATATAA
- a CDS encoding rhodanese-like domain-containing protein, which produces MESTLLQDYFLLRPENLLFVVAALMSGGMLLWSTISGRSAKEIDTRTAIQLINYKDALVLDVRDDSEYADGHLPNSKHIPTEKIAERWHELEKFKDKPIVVIFRSGVRSGHASSVLFKNGFVQVHNLMGGIDAWRRANLPIVKR; this is translated from the coding sequence ATGGAATCGACATTGTTGCAAGATTATTTTCTCCTGAGACCGGAGAATTTACTATTCGTTGTTGCTGCGTTAATGAGTGGAGGCATGTTGTTATGGTCGACGATATCGGGTCGATCAGCCAAGGAAATTGATACACGTACAGCGATACAGTTAATTAATTACAAAGATGCTTTAGTGCTGGATGTCCGAGACGATAGTGAGTATGCTGACGGTCATTTGCCTAATTCAAAACATATTCCAACGGAAAAAATTGCAGAGCGCTGGCATGAGTTGGAAAAATTTAAAGACAAGCCTATTGTCGTCATATTTCGTAGCGGTGTTCGGTCAGGCCATGCGAGCTCAGTACTGTTTAAAAACGGATTTGTCCAAGTGCATAATCTCATGGGCGGTATCGATGCTTGGCGCCGCGCAAATTTACCCATCGTAAAGAGATAA
- the grxC gene encoding glutaredoxin 3, whose product MPKVIMYSSGFCPYCKMAENLLRSRGVSEIQKIRIDLDPNQRIAMMEKTGRRTVPQIYIGEMHVGGYDDLNRLDHKGELLTLLTP is encoded by the coding sequence ATGCCTAAAGTAATTATGTATTCTTCTGGGTTTTGCCCCTATTGCAAGATGGCAGAAAATTTATTGCGTTCCAGAGGTGTTTCGGAAATTCAAAAAATTCGTATTGATTTGGATCCTAATCAGCGTATTGCAATGATGGAAAAGACAGGTCGTCGTACTGTTCCTCAGATTTATATCGGAGAAATGCATGTGGGTGGCTATGATGATTTAAATCGCCTGGATCATAAAGGCGAATTGCTGACATTACTGACACCTTAA
- the secB gene encoding protein-export chaperone SecB, whose translation MSEQQLPVFAIEKIYVKDLSLEIPNAPSIFLERETPEVNLQLNTKNESVDQELYEVLLTVTVTARIKGKVMFLVEVQQAGIFRIHHIEEKEMNPVLGIACPNILFPYLRETVSDIVTRAGFPTVILNPVNFEAIYRQDKQKTETDAVVEKIEKA comes from the coding sequence ATGAGTGAACAACAATTACCTGTCTTTGCGATAGAGAAAATCTATGTTAAGGATTTATCCTTAGAGATCCCTAATGCACCCAGTATTTTTCTGGAACGTGAGACGCCTGAGGTAAACCTTCAGCTGAATACTAAAAATGAAAGCGTTGATCAGGAATTGTATGAAGTATTGCTAACAGTAACCGTTACTGCCAGGATTAAAGGTAAGGTTATGTTTTTAGTAGAAGTTCAGCAAGCAGGTATTTTTCGGATACATCATATCGAGGAAAAGGAAATGAACCCAGTTTTGGGTATTGCCTGTCCTAATATTCTATTTCCCTATTTACGCGAAACGGTATCGGATATCGTTACGCGAGCTGGATTCCCTACGGTTATTCTAAATCCGGTAAATTTTGAAGCCATTTATCGGCAGGATAAACAAAAAACTGAAACAGATGCTGTCGTTGAAAAAATTGAGAAAGCATAA
- a CDS encoding SH3 domain-containing protein gives MLAILWILSGHTAASIEFLSTAENAVIMYDAPSLKAEKLYVANIHLPVEVVVNVEGWAKIRDHSGSLAWVEKKVLSDKRYVIVIVPLADVYQAADVNSKLVFQAQENIVMEWLDSSTIGWVKVRHRDGQSGHVRANQVWGS, from the coding sequence TTGTTAGCTATATTATGGATCTTGTCAGGACATACTGCTGCCAGCATTGAGTTTCTCTCAACGGCAGAGAACGCTGTAATTATGTATGATGCACCTTCACTTAAAGCTGAGAAATTATATGTGGCAAATATCCATTTGCCAGTCGAGGTAGTGGTGAATGTTGAAGGTTGGGCTAAGATACGAGACCATAGTGGGAGTCTTGCTTGGGTTGAGAAAAAAGTTTTGAGTGATAAGCGCTATGTCATTGTTATTGTGCCATTGGCGGATGTCTATCAGGCGGCAGATGTTAATTCAAAATTAGTTTTTCAGGCTCAGGAAAATATTGTTATGGAATGGCTGGATTCCTCTACTATAGGATGGGTAAAAGTACGTCATCGTGATGGACAGAGTGGTCATGTCAGGGCTAATCAGGTCTGGGGTTCATGA
- a CDS encoding NAD(P)H-dependent glycerol-3-phosphate dehydrogenase produces MKIAILGAGAWGTALAINLSSRHQITLWTKDPAHLSELISHRVNQSYLPGFPLPASLQFTSTLQYAIDSVDLILVVVPIAGFRETLRGVVKTGIKVPMIWGCKGFEPRIAKLPHQIVQEEYIDILPCGVLSGPSFALEVAQSLPTALTLASRDDEFSRKIATQLHNNRLRIYTSQDIIGVETGGAIKNVITIAAGISDGLGFGHNARAALITRGLVEIARLGLKLGGCMETFMGLTGMGDLILTCTSDLSRNRQVGLMLAEGRCLPDILRNLGHVAEGVHTAKEAQRLATELNIEMPITQAVCSILYENVPAKIAVEALLNREPKTEFIN; encoded by the coding sequence ATGAAAATTGCCATACTGGGCGCTGGCGCCTGGGGTACGGCACTGGCTATTAATCTATCTTCGCGCCACCAAATAACATTATGGACAAAAGATCCAGCTCACCTTTCTGAGCTTATCAGCCATCGAGTTAATCAAAGTTATCTTCCCGGTTTTCCATTACCTGCGTCATTGCAATTTACATCTACACTTCAATACGCAATTGATTCCGTAGATCTTATTCTCGTTGTTGTGCCGATTGCTGGATTCCGAGAGACATTGCGCGGGGTGGTTAAAACAGGAATAAAAGTACCGATGATATGGGGGTGCAAGGGATTTGAACCGCGGATTGCTAAGCTGCCACATCAGATAGTGCAAGAGGAATATATTGATATTTTGCCTTGTGGTGTATTATCTGGCCCTAGTTTTGCCTTAGAGGTCGCGCAGAGTTTACCAACCGCTTTGACATTGGCATCCCGTGATGATGAATTTTCCAGGAAAATAGCAACCCAATTGCACAATAATAGATTACGAATTTATACCAGTCAGGATATTATCGGTGTAGAAACAGGGGGTGCGATCAAGAACGTCATTACCATAGCTGCGGGCATTTCTGATGGCTTGGGCTTTGGCCATAATGCGCGGGCTGCTTTAATTACAAGAGGGCTGGTAGAAATAGCTCGATTGGGGCTTAAGCTGGGTGGTTGTATGGAAACCTTTATGGGGCTGACTGGAATGGGCGATCTGATTCTTACCTGCACTAGTGACTTGTCACGTAACAGGCAGGTTGGATTGATGCTTGCTGAGGGACGTTGCTTGCCAGATATTTTGCGGAATCTGGGGCATGTTGCAGAAGGTGTGCATACCGCAAAGGAAGCGCAGCGATTAGCTACAGAACTAAACATTGAAATGCCGATTACACAAGCAGTCTGTAGTATTCTGTACGAAAATGTACCGGCTAAAATAGCGGTAGAAGCGTTGTTAAATCGTGAGCCAAAAACAGAGTTTATTAATTAA
- a CDS encoding HU family DNA-binding protein encodes MNKSELIEAISKSADISKVSAGHALDGALSAIKAALKKNESVTLVGFGTFKVGKRAARTGRNPRTGAAIKIKAAKVPKFSAGKALKDAVN; translated from the coding sequence ATGAACAAATCCGAACTCATTGAGGCCATCTCTAAATCTGCTGATATATCTAAGGTTTCAGCAGGTCATGCGCTGGACGGAGCGTTATCTGCAATAAAGGCTGCGTTAAAAAAGAATGAAAGTGTTACTCTGGTTGGATTCGGAACCTTTAAAGTAGGTAAGCGTGCTGCACGTACTGGTCGGAATCCGCGTACTGGGGCTGCTATTAAAATAAAAGCGGCGAAGGTTCCTAAATTCAGTGCTGGTAAAGCACTTAAAGATGCAGTAAACTAG
- a CDS encoding SurA N-terminal domain-containing protein yields the protein MFDFVNRKKRVVQVIMFLAVLPFLFWGVESYRSDGGEGYVAIVDGKEISRREFEQALRDQQERMRSMFGSNFDSALLDNPQVRNSVLDRLIQQRLLHQEAVNNKFIVLNSQLVKVIRDIPEFQQNGVFSNQRYQELLQNQGVSPLIFESRVRQELLLQQLLDGYSENGFISKTAAKKALYLSEVKREISQVRINPSQFISQINPDEAAIESYYEEHRAEFYLPERVRIEYLVLSLDNLAENEPIDEDEIRSYFDEHQSEFGQPEERRASHILISVPADASGDERKAAEDKASEILEQIKQNPNDFADLAKQYSDDPGSANQDGDLGFFGRGAMVKAFEDEIFQMELDEIRGLVETDFGFHIIKLSAVKPTEVADFEAVEAQIAKNLKQQKIAVLFGEIAEDFSNIVYEQSDSLQPVAERFELSIHESDWIDRKIKEPSVLANEKLLAAIFSDDAIKDKRNTDAIEVEPDVFVSARILEHKVAAAQSLAIVKDEIIERLKQQIAVEMAMKEGEEKLAHLQAGENDVVTWTDTKEISYSQSQGVDYDILQSVFRIDGARLPAYVGISDSLGGYDLIRVNRIIEPDMEDEAKNEKFSEQLQEIMTQEELSSYLSGLRQRYDVTIKQDIIAN from the coding sequence GTGTTTGATTTTGTTAACCGAAAAAAACGTGTCGTCCAGGTTATTATGTTTCTGGCGGTATTGCCTTTTTTATTTTGGGGTGTCGAGTCGTATCGCAGTGATGGAGGTGAAGGTTACGTTGCGATAGTTGATGGCAAAGAAATATCACGTCGTGAATTTGAACAGGCGTTACGCGATCAGCAAGAAAGGATGCGCAGTATGTTCGGCTCAAATTTTGATAGCGCGCTGCTTGATAATCCTCAAGTTAGAAACTCAGTGCTAGATAGACTCATCCAGCAGAGATTGTTACATCAAGAAGCAGTCAATAATAAATTTATCGTATTGAATTCACAGCTGGTAAAAGTAATAAGAGACATTCCAGAATTTCAACAGAATGGTGTTTTCTCAAATCAGCGTTATCAGGAATTATTGCAGAATCAGGGAGTAAGCCCATTAATATTTGAATCGCGTGTTCGACAAGAGCTGCTGCTGCAGCAGTTATTGGACGGCTATAGTGAAAATGGGTTTATCTCAAAGACCGCGGCAAAAAAGGCGCTTTATTTGAGTGAAGTCAAGCGTGAAATTAGTCAGGTCAGAATTAATCCGAGTCAGTTTATATCGCAGATAAATCCGGATGAAGCGGCGATAGAATCCTATTATGAGGAGCATCGTGCAGAATTTTATTTACCTGAACGAGTGCGTATAGAGTACTTGGTTTTATCTTTAGATAATCTGGCGGAAAATGAGCCGATAGATGAAGATGAGATTAGAAGTTATTTTGATGAACATCAGAGTGAATTTGGTCAGCCAGAAGAGCGACGAGCCAGTCATATTCTGATTAGTGTGCCTGCTGATGCATCGGGCGATGAAAGAAAGGCAGCGGAAGATAAAGCAAGCGAGATATTAGAGCAGATCAAACAGAATCCAAATGATTTTGCTGATCTGGCAAAACAGTATTCTGATGATCCAGGTTCAGCCAATCAGGATGGAGATTTAGGCTTCTTTGGCCGTGGTGCTATGGTTAAAGCGTTTGAAGATGAAATTTTTCAGATGGAGCTAGATGAAATACGTGGGTTGGTTGAAACGGATTTTGGATTTCATATTATTAAGCTTTCTGCGGTAAAACCTACCGAAGTGGCTGATTTTGAAGCAGTGGAAGCACAAATTGCTAAAAATTTGAAGCAACAAAAAATAGCAGTTCTATTTGGAGAAATAGCAGAAGATTTTAGTAATATTGTGTACGAACAAAGTGATAGTTTGCAGCCTGTAGCAGAAAGGTTTGAATTGTCAATACACGAGAGTGATTGGATTGATAGAAAAATAAAGGAACCTTCTGTTCTCGCTAATGAGAAATTATTAGCAGCCATTTTTTCTGACGATGCTATTAAGGATAAGCGGAATACCGATGCGATCGAGGTGGAACCCGATGTGTTTGTTTCTGCACGTATATTAGAGCATAAAGTTGCGGCGGCGCAATCATTAGCGATTGTAAAGGATGAGATTATTGAACGTCTGAAGCAACAAATTGCTGTTGAAATGGCTATGAAAGAGGGTGAGGAAAAGCTTGCGCACCTACAGGCAGGCGAGAACGATGTTGTTACATGGACTGATACTAAAGAAATTTCATATTCACAGTCTCAAGGTGTTGATTATGATATCCTGCAATCGGTTTTTAGGATAGACGGAGCCAGATTGCCCGCCTATGTGGGAATCAGTGATTCTCTCGGAGGCTATGATTTGATACGCGTCAACCGTATAATTGAACCAGATATGGAAGACGAGGCTAAAAATGAAAAGTTTAGCGAACAATTGCAAGAAATTATGACCCAGGAGGAGTTGTCATCTTATCTGAGTGGGCTCAGGCAGCGCTATGATGTCACAATCAAGCAGGATATAATAGCTAATTAA